Proteins found in one Gigantopelta aegis isolate Gae_Host chromosome 12, Gae_host_genome, whole genome shotgun sequence genomic segment:
- the LOC121386053 gene encoding uncharacterized protein K02A2.6-like, whose product MANIIGHIEEFNPKTQDWGTYAERLGHYFNANSIDNNKKVSTLLCLIGGNTYTILRNLLAPEKPTNKTYKQLIDVLATHFSPKPLVIAERFRFRKRNQEHKETVTDYAGVLRQMSRYCEFNAVLDDNLRDQFVCGLTSEAAQKRLITEEELSFNKALKIAHSMETAVKDIGELKLNVNHSSETPVYKVQNYSRPQNRANMQKCRHCGKTNHACKDCCFQNSNCNSCGKKGHISTICRSKKTKPEKFKMSLQKSKKVHQVDESKSDSESESDETALFYTTQKRKSDVIWVHPKVEGVDFPMELDTGSALSIISTEFYNKHFKHLPLQSTKVVMKTYTGEKIKPKGLVTVEVEQNSQKEQLELYVIENGGPPLFGRSWLEKIKLDWMEIKNLSSVDVEVRNELKDTLDRHSDVFKDALGTVKGMEVKFSINDDASPKFIKARPVPYSLRKPVDDEIDRLVKEGILESVDFSDWATPVVPVVKKNGSVRLCCDFKVTINPVLNSVQYPLPRIEDLFATLSGGKQFSTIDLANAYQQLKVDKEAQKYLVISTQKGLFRYTRLPFGITSAPAIFQRTMEQMLQGLPGVVCYIDDILITGKSKTEHLENLERVLQRLEDCGMRAKKNKCFFFKDSLEYLGHLIDSEGLHTTKEKVEAVTNAPVPENVTQLRSFLGMLNYYHRFLPNLASVIKPLNRLLVKDQKWNWSTEVNSAFEKAKTMLASSIVLVHYNPTVPITLACDASPYGIGAVLSHMCDGIEKPIAFVSRTLTKTEQKYAQIDKEALALVFGVKKFHQYLYGRKFTLVTDHRPLTKIFGSKTGIPTLAAARLQRWAIFLAAHDYEIVYKNYESNANADGLSRLPLKFAPNEKCHTVDIFNISQIERLPIKADDIRKYTRKDPTLSKVLDLTQTGWYKTQDPALQPYFIRKDELTIHQGCLMWGMRVIVPPKLQLQVLEELHSAHSGIVKMKELARSYFWWPKLDSHIEDLVKSCEECQQIQKMPGPTPLHPWSFPDAPWKRLHIDFAGPFQGHMYLVVVDSHSKWPEVFMMKATTAETTIEILRRLFCRYGLPLQIVSDNGPQFVSAEFKYFLEMNGVQHILSAPYHPATNGLAERSSARSYDAARFGSSTGPIWLAEVGCKSHEQSLEECSSLGWNRSYCDHGEDVSVICERKLIDDVSLT is encoded by the coding sequence ATGGCCAATATTATTGGACACATAGAAGAGTTTAATCCCAAAACTCAAGACTGGGGTACGTACGCTGAGCGTTTAGGCCACTACTTTAACGCGAACAGTATTGACAATAACAAAAAGGTGTCGACCCTACTGTGTCTTATTGGGGGCAACACATACACAATTTTGCGCAATCTCTTGGCTCCGGAGAAGCCTACTAACAAAACATATAAACAGTTAATTGATGTTTTGGCAACACATTTCTCACCAAAACCGCTTGTTATTGCCGAACGATTTAGATTTCGGAAACGAAACCAAGAACATAAAGAAACTGTTACCGATTACGCAGGTGTTTTACGGCAGATGTCGCGATATTGCGAATTCAATGCAGTCTTAGATGACAATTTGCGTGACCAGTTTGTTTGTGGGTTAACAAGTGAAGCTGCACAGAAACGTTTAATAACTGAGGAAGAACTTTCCTTCAATAAAGCACTAAAGATTGCACATTCTATGGAAACCGCAGTAAAAGATATTGGTGAACTAAAGTTAAACGTGAATCATTCATCAGAAACACCTGTGTACAAAGTACAAAATTATTCAAGACCGCAAAATCGCGCAAATATGCAAAAGTGTCGTCACTGTGGCAAAACTAACCATGCCTGTAAAGATTGCTGTTTCCAGAACAGCAACTGCAATTCGTGTGGAAAGAAAGGACATATTTCTACTATTTGTCGAAGTAAAAAGACGAAGCCAGAAAAATTTAAGATGAGTCTACAGAAGTCTAAAAAAGTGCATCAAGTTGATGAATCGAAATCTGATTCTGAATCTGAGAGTGATGAAACAGCATTGTTTTATAcaacacaaaaaagaaaaagtgatGTCATATGGGTTCATCCCAAAGTTGAGGGTGTTGATTTTCCCATGGAGCTGGACACAGGTTCTGCACTATCCATAATATCCAcagaattttataataaacatttcaaacatttaccATTACAGTCAACAAAAGTAGTAATGAAAACCTACACAGGCGAGAAAATTAAGCCTAAAGGTTTGGTAACAGTTGAAGTGGAGCAGAATAGTCAGAAAGAACAACTGGAGTTGTACGTCATTGAGAACGGAGGACCTCCGTTATTTGGACGTTCCTGGTTGGAGAAAATTAAACTAGATTGGATGGAAATCAAGAATCTGTCATCAGTTGACGTGGAAGTTAGAAATGAACTCAAAGATACTTTGGATCGACACAGTGATGTGTTTAAAGATGCACTTGGCACAGTGAAAGGTATGGAAGTGAAATTCAGTATAAATGATGATGCATCGCCAAAATTCATAAAAGCTCGTCCAGTACCATACTCCTTACGTAAACCAGTTGATGATGAAATTGATCGTCTAGTGAAAGAAGGCATTCTTGAATCAGTTGATTTCAGTGACTGGGCAACACCGGTTGTCCCAGTCGTAAAGAAAAACGGTAGTGTCAGGCTATGTTGTGATTTCAAGGTTACCATTAACCCTGTCTTAAATTCAGTCCAGTATCCATTGCCACGGATTGAAGATTTGTTTGCTACACTATCAGGTGGAAAACAGTTCAGCACAATTGACTTGGCTAATGCATATCAACAACTGAAAGTTGACAAAGAAGCACAAAAGTACTTGGTCATAAGTACACAGAAAGGTTTATTTCGTTATACACGTCTACCTTTTGGAATTACCTCCGCACCGGCTATCTTCCAAAGGACAATGGAACAGATGCTTCAGGGATTGCCAGGTGTCGTATGTTACATTGATGACATACTGATTACAGGAAAATCAAAGACAGAACATTTAGAAAATCTTGAGCGTGTATTGCAACGACTGGAAGATTGTGGCATGAgagcaaagaaaaacaaatgtttctttTTCAAGGATTCATTGGAATACCTTGGACACCTCATTGATTCTGAAGGGTTGCATACCACCAAAGAAAAAGTTGAGGCAGTTACAAATGCACCGGTTCCTGAAAATGTGACGCAGTTAAGATCATTCCTGGGAATGTTAAACTACTATCACAGATTTCTACCAAATTTGGCATCAGTCATAAAGCCATTAAATCGACTGTTGGTTAAAGATCAAAAGTGGAATTGGTCAACAGAAGTGAACTCAGCATTTGAGAAAGCTAAAACAATGTTAGCATCGTCGATTGTTCTTGTTCATTACAACCCAACCGTACCAATTACCTTGGCTTGTGATGCTTCGCCATATGGAATTGGGGCAGTGTTATCACACATGTGTGACGGCATCGAAAAGCCCATTGCATTTGTTTCCAGGACATTAACAAAAACTGAACAGAAATATGCTCAAATTGACAAAGAGGCTCTTGCATTAGTGTTTGGTGTGAAAAAGTTCCATCAGTATCTGTACGGTCGGAAATTCACTCTCGTTACTGATCATCGTCCACTCACGAAAATATTTGGTTCAAAAACGGGAATTCCAACATTGGCAGCAGCTCGTTTGCAACGGTGGGCTATTTTCTTAGCCGCTCATGATTATGAAATCGTGTATAAAAACTATGAAAGTAATGCAAATGCGGATGGACTTTCGCGACTACCACTGAAGTTTgcaccaaatgaaaaatgtcacaCCGTAGATATATTCAATATTTCACAAATTGAACGCTTGCCAATCAAAGCAGATGACATTCGGAAATATACCCGAAAGGATCCAACATTATCCAAAGTGTTGGACTTGACCCAGACTGGTTGGTACAAGACACAAGATCCAGCATTACAGCCATACTTCATTCGTAAAGATGAACTTACAATTCATCAAGGTTGCTTGATGTGGGGCATGCGTGTGATTGTACCACCCAAACTTCAATTACAAGTTTTGGAAGAACTTCATAGTGCTCACAGTGGAATTGTGAAAATGAAGGAACTTGCAAGAAGTTACTTTTGGTGGCCTAAACTTGATTCTCACATAGAGGATTTGGTTAAGTCATGTGAAGAGTGTCAGCAGATTCAGAAAATGCCGGGACCAACCCCATTGCATCCATGGTCTTTTCCTGATGCTCCATGGAAAAGGTTGCATATTGATTTTGCCGGACCTTTTCAAGGCCACATGTATTTAGTTGTGGTTGACTCTCATTCTAAATGGCCGGAAGTGTTTATGATGAAAGCCACAACTGCAGAGACGACTATTGAAATTTTGAGACGATTGTTTTGTCGTTACGGTTTGCCCTTGCAAATTGTCAGCGATAATGGACCACAGTTTGTTTCAGCAGAGTTCAAGTACTTTCTAGAGATGAACGGAGTACAGCATATTCTTAGTGCTCCTTATCACCCAGCCACAAATGGTTTAGCAGAACG